A stretch of the Argentina anserina chromosome 6, drPotAnse1.1, whole genome shotgun sequence genome encodes the following:
- the LOC126799192 gene encoding cyclin-L1-1, which yields MIYTAIDTFYLSDEDLENSPSRRDGIDEATETTLRIYGCDLIQESGILLRMPQAVMATGQVLFHRFYCKKSFTRFHVKKVAASCLWLASKLEECPKKARQVIIVFHRMECRRENLPIEHLDPQSKEYSDLKVELSKTERHILKEMGFICHVEHPHKFISNYLATFQSPELTQEAWNLANDSLRTTLCVRFKSEVVACGVVYAAARRFHVPLPENPPWWKAFDAEKSGIVEVCRVLAHLYSLPKAQYIPVCKDSFTFYSNKSNLESQPVLKDVLNNSPLTIADTYNSKALTPAVSQSSGSKGVNVTATDKVKDCKENDDESKSGPVIEEREDLCMKSKTERSKSRDRERDRDRERERDMDRIKTRDRDRGDRVEAERDMTKDRSHRSKDRAKDSGGHSEKSRHYSSRDRDYHSASYSSREKDRYRHHPYA from the exons ATGATATACACGGCGATAGACACGTTCTACCTGAGCGATGAGGACCTGGAGAACTCTCCGTCGAGAAGGGACGGCATAGATGAAGCTACCGAGACCACGCTCAGAATCTACGGCTGTGATTTGATTCAAGAGAGCGGCATTTTGCTCAGAAT GCCTCAGGCTGTGATGGCTACTGGTCAGGTGTTGTTTCATCGTTTCTACTGCAAGAAGTCGTTTACGCGCTTCCATGTCAAG AAAGTTGCTGCTAGTTGTCTGTGGCTTGCATCAAAGCTGGAGGAATGTCCTAAGAAAGCTAGACAGGTGATTATTGTTTTCCACAGGATGGAATGTAGGAGGGAGAACTTACCCATTGAGCATTTGGATCCACAATCAAAG GAGTATTCAGATTTGAAGGTGGAGTTGAGTAAAACAGAGAGACATATTTTGAAAGAGATGGGTTTCATTTGTCATGTTGAGCATCCCCACAAGTTCATTTCGAATTACCTTGCCACTTTTCAGTCCCCAGAGTTAACGCAAGAAGCCTGGAATTTAGCAAATGACAG TTTGCGTACAACTTTGTGTGTTCGATTCAAGAGTGAGGTTGTTGCTTGTGGTGTTGTGTATGCTGCTGCTAGGCGGTTTCATGTTCCCCTTCCTGAGAATCCCCCATGGTGGAAGGCATTTGATGCTGAAAAATCAGGGATTGTTGAGGTTTGTAGGGTTCTTGCTCATCTGTATAGTCTCCCTAAAGCTCAGTATATTCCGGTCTGTAAAGATTCATTTACATTCTATAGCAACAAATCGAATTTGGAGTCCCAGCCAGTTTTGAAG GATGTTCTTAATAATAGCCCTCTAACTATTGCCGATACATATAATTCAAAGGCACTGACACCAGCAGTCAGTCAATCTTCTGGATCAAAGGGTGTAAACGTTACAGCCACCGATAAGGTTAAGGATTGTaaagaaaatgatgatgaatctAAGAGCGGGCCTGTTATAGAGGAAAGAGAAGATTTGTGTATGAAATCCAAAACTGAACGCAGCAAAAGCAGAGACAGGGAGAGGGATAGGGATAGGGAAAGAGAGAGGGACATGGATAGAATAAAAACCAGGGATCGTGATCGGGGAGACAGAGTGGAAGCTGAGAGGGATATGACCAAAGATCGAAGTCATCGTTCTAAGGACAGAGCTAAAGATTCAG GGGGCCATTCAGAGAAATCAAGACATTACTCATCACGAG ATCGCGACTATCACAGTGCCTCATATTCTTCAAGGGAGAAGGATCGCTATAGACATCACCCGTATGCCTGA
- the LOC126797524 gene encoding protein BONZAI 3 isoform X2, with protein sequence MGGCFSDIKGGKQAIGGAQERPINRDGDVNDAVELFNRSRGVYPLHTQLELSLSATNLLDRDITSKSDPMVVAYVKTADGKLKELGRTEVILNNLSPAWIEKIPVAYHFEVVQQLIFQVYDVDTKYHNVNVKTLKLEDQDFLGEGSCVLSEIVTKQNRSLTLNLNNRSGRGRNLGTLTVHAEETMASKSVVEIKFRCSQLENVDLFSKSDPFLRVSRIVESGGSVPICKTEVVDNNLNPIWKPLSLSMQQFGSKDNPLDIECFDFNSNGNHVLIGKLQKSVADLEKLYKERSGVNFIIPSSHGREKVSKGQLFVDQFIEKQQFSFLDYISSGFELNFMVAVDFTASNRDPRQNDSLHYIDPYGRLNSYQKAITEVGEVIQFYDADKRFPAWGFGGRIGGGPVSHCFNLDGTATGFEVEGVQGIMTAYASALQNVALSGPTLFGPVVNKAAEIAGRSLFQNHNKYYVLLIITDGILTDLQETTDALVRASDLPFSVLIVGVGTADFKQMEILDADDGQRLTSSTGRVATRDIVQFVPMRDVQIQSLLEELPGQFLSYMRCRDIKPLTFNATQPCSPQL encoded by the exons atgGGAGGTTGCTTTTCCGATATTAAAGGTGGCAAGCAAGCCATCGGTGGAGCCCAGGAGAGGCCGATCAACCGCGACGGTGACGTAAACGACGCCGTTGAGCTCTTTAACCGCTCCCGCGGGGTTTATCCACTCCACACGCAACTAGAG TTATCCTTGTCGGCTACAAACTTGCTTGATCGTGACATTACATCAAAG aGTGATCCCATGGTGGTGGCTTATGTAAAGACAGCAGACGGTAAGCTAAAGGAACTAGGGAGAACTGAAGTAATATTGAATAATTTGAGTCCAGCGTGGATTGAGAAAATCCCAGTAGCATATCATTTCGAGGTTGTGCAGCAATTGAT ATTCCAAGTCTATGATGTCGATACAAAGTATCACAATGTAAATGTAAAG ACATTGAAGTTGGAAGATCAAGACTTTCTTGGGGAAGGCAGTTGCGTTCTTTCAGAG ATAGTAACCAAACAAAATCGAAGCTTGACCTTGAATCTGAATAACAGAAGTGGGCGTGGAAGAAACTTAGGAACACTTACTGTCCATGCTGAAGAGACTATGGCTTCCAAGAGTGTTGTTGAGATAAAATTTCGTTGTTCCCAATTGGAAAATGTTGACCTCTTCTCTAAAAGT GATCCATTCTTAAGAGTCTCTAGAATTGTTGAGAGTGGCGGTTCTGTTCCAATTTGCAAGACTGAAGTAGTAGATAACAATTTAaatccaatttggaagccccTATCCCTGAGTATGCAGCAGTTTGGAAGCAAG GATAATCCATTAGACATCGAATGCTTTGATTTCAACAGCAATGGCAATCATGTCCTTATCGG GAAACTTCAAAAATCTGTGGCAGACCTGGAGAAATTATACAAAGAAAGAAGTGGGGTGAATTTCATCATTCCTTCTTCTCATGGTCGTGAAAAG GTTTCAAAGGGTCAGTTGTTTGTGGATCAATTCATTGAGAAGCAGCAATTTAGCTTTCTCGATTATATTTCTAGTGGATTCGAGCTTAACTTCATGGTTGCTGTTGACTTTACGG CTTCAAATAGAGATCCTCGACAAAATGATTCATTGCACTACATTGATCCGTATGGCCGGTTGAATTCTTACCAGAAG GCCATAACGGAAGTTGGTGAAGTTATTCAGTTCTATGATGCTGATAAACGTTTTCCTGCTTGGGGCTTTGGAGGAAGGATAGGTGGAGGGCCTGTGTCGCACTGTTTTAACTTGGATGGAACTGCTACTGGCTTTGAG GTTGAAGGAGTTCAAGGCATAATGACTGCTTATGCCAGTGCCCTACAGAATGTTGCTCTCTCAGGACCCACTTTGTTTGGCCCAGTGGTTAATAAGGCTGCAGAGATTGCTGGCCGTTCTCTATTTCAGAACCACAATAAGTACTATGTGTTGCTGATCATAACG GATGGGATCCTTACAGACCTCCAGGAAACAACAGATGCTTTGGTGAGGGCATCTGATCTTCCCTTCTCAGTTCTAATAGTTGGAGTAGGAACTGCAGATTTCAAACAAATGGAG ATTCTCGATGCTGACGATGGACAACGGTTAACAAGTTCAACAGGTCGTGTGGCTACAAGAGACATTGTACAGTTTGTTCCCATGAGAGATGTGCAGA TTCAATCGCTTCTGGAAGAGCTGCCTGGACAGTTCTTGAGTTACATGCGCTGCAGGGACATCAAGCCTCTCACTTTCAATGCAACCCAACCATGTTCGCCACAACTTTAG
- the LOC126797524 gene encoding protein BONZAI 3 isoform X1, translating into MGGCFSDIKGGKQAIGGAQERPINRDGDVNDAVELFNRSRGVYPLHTQLELSLSATNLLDRDITSKSDPMVVAYVKTADGKLKELGRTEVILNNLSPAWIEKIPVAYHFEVVQQLIFQVYDVDTKYHNVNVKTLKLEDQDFLGEGSCVLSEIVTKQNRSLTLNLNNRSGRGRNLGTLTVHAEETMASKSVVEIKFRCSQLENVDLFSKSDPFLRVSRIVESGGSVPICKTEVVDNNLNPIWKPLSLSMQQFGSKDNPLDIECFDFNSNGNHVLIGKLQKSVADLEKLYKERSGVNFIIPSSHGREKVSKGQLFVDQFIEKQQFSFLDYISSGFELNFMVAVDFTASNRDPRQNDSLHYIDPYGRLNSYQKAITEVGEVIQFYDADKRFPAWGFGGRIGGGPVSHCFNLDGTATGFEVEGVQGIMTAYASALQNVALSGPTLFGPVVNKAAEIAGRSLFQNHNKYYVLLIITDGILTDLQETTDALVRASDLPFSVLIVGVGTADFKQMEILDADDGQRLTSSTGRVATRDIVQFVPMRDVQSGRISVVQSLLEELPGQFLSYMRCRDIKPLTFNATQPCSPQL; encoded by the exons atgGGAGGTTGCTTTTCCGATATTAAAGGTGGCAAGCAAGCCATCGGTGGAGCCCAGGAGAGGCCGATCAACCGCGACGGTGACGTAAACGACGCCGTTGAGCTCTTTAACCGCTCCCGCGGGGTTTATCCACTCCACACGCAACTAGAG TTATCCTTGTCGGCTACAAACTTGCTTGATCGTGACATTACATCAAAG aGTGATCCCATGGTGGTGGCTTATGTAAAGACAGCAGACGGTAAGCTAAAGGAACTAGGGAGAACTGAAGTAATATTGAATAATTTGAGTCCAGCGTGGATTGAGAAAATCCCAGTAGCATATCATTTCGAGGTTGTGCAGCAATTGAT ATTCCAAGTCTATGATGTCGATACAAAGTATCACAATGTAAATGTAAAG ACATTGAAGTTGGAAGATCAAGACTTTCTTGGGGAAGGCAGTTGCGTTCTTTCAGAG ATAGTAACCAAACAAAATCGAAGCTTGACCTTGAATCTGAATAACAGAAGTGGGCGTGGAAGAAACTTAGGAACACTTACTGTCCATGCTGAAGAGACTATGGCTTCCAAGAGTGTTGTTGAGATAAAATTTCGTTGTTCCCAATTGGAAAATGTTGACCTCTTCTCTAAAAGT GATCCATTCTTAAGAGTCTCTAGAATTGTTGAGAGTGGCGGTTCTGTTCCAATTTGCAAGACTGAAGTAGTAGATAACAATTTAaatccaatttggaagccccTATCCCTGAGTATGCAGCAGTTTGGAAGCAAG GATAATCCATTAGACATCGAATGCTTTGATTTCAACAGCAATGGCAATCATGTCCTTATCGG GAAACTTCAAAAATCTGTGGCAGACCTGGAGAAATTATACAAAGAAAGAAGTGGGGTGAATTTCATCATTCCTTCTTCTCATGGTCGTGAAAAG GTTTCAAAGGGTCAGTTGTTTGTGGATCAATTCATTGAGAAGCAGCAATTTAGCTTTCTCGATTATATTTCTAGTGGATTCGAGCTTAACTTCATGGTTGCTGTTGACTTTACGG CTTCAAATAGAGATCCTCGACAAAATGATTCATTGCACTACATTGATCCGTATGGCCGGTTGAATTCTTACCAGAAG GCCATAACGGAAGTTGGTGAAGTTATTCAGTTCTATGATGCTGATAAACGTTTTCCTGCTTGGGGCTTTGGAGGAAGGATAGGTGGAGGGCCTGTGTCGCACTGTTTTAACTTGGATGGAACTGCTACTGGCTTTGAG GTTGAAGGAGTTCAAGGCATAATGACTGCTTATGCCAGTGCCCTACAGAATGTTGCTCTCTCAGGACCCACTTTGTTTGGCCCAGTGGTTAATAAGGCTGCAGAGATTGCTGGCCGTTCTCTATTTCAGAACCACAATAAGTACTATGTGTTGCTGATCATAACG GATGGGATCCTTACAGACCTCCAGGAAACAACAGATGCTTTGGTGAGGGCATCTGATCTTCCCTTCTCAGTTCTAATAGTTGGAGTAGGAACTGCAGATTTCAAACAAATGGAG ATTCTCGATGCTGACGATGGACAACGGTTAACAAGTTCAACAGGTCGTGTGGCTACAAGAGACATTGTACAGTTTGTTCCCATGAGAGATGTGCAGA GTGGGCGCATTTCTGTAGTTCAATCGCTTCTGGAAGAGCTGCCTGGACAGTTCTTGAGTTACATGCGCTGCAGGGACATCAAGCCTCTCACTTTCAATGCAACCCAACCATGTTCGCCACAACTTTAG